A DNA window from Eptesicus fuscus isolate TK198812 chromosome 8, DD_ASM_mEF_20220401, whole genome shotgun sequence contains the following coding sequences:
- the ZNF169 gene encoding LOW QUALITY PROTEIN: zinc finger protein 169 (The sequence of the model RefSeq protein was modified relative to this genomic sequence to represent the inferred CDS: inserted 1 base in 1 codon) produces MAPGLLTTRDKTVIAFRDVAVAFTEREWKLLSPAQRILYQDVTLETYSHLVSLGIAFSKPKFITQLEQGDEPWREESECLRELCPEPRTEFQPNLSCLAAFSSPQFLRQQVLCGRSPEISPGSSVGSHFPLDAPSCLREKAEDGESEGSGTVVRRLQLNGTSNIFFGPFQGQPVHRVEGNRGEGTDQEMNPEGSDMLTGADCSASGAVMYEKYTQGRSTNASLVRLQKHHACPECGRGFCQRSDLLKHQRMHTGEKPHSCGECGRGFGWKSSLTTHQRKHSGEKXYPCRECGRHFRYTSSLTNHKRIHSGERPFFCQESGRGFRQKIALVLHQRTHLEEKPFLCPECGRGFCQKAWLLQHQSSHSGERPFLCLECGRGFRQQSLLLIHQVTHSGEKPYVCADCGHGFHQNATLIRHQRTHTGEKPYLCSEFGRGFQQKVALIGHQRPHTGGKPYVCPECGRGFGQKVTLIRHQRTHTGDKPYLCSQCGRTFGFKSLLTRHQRTHLGEGSDGYGVCEQRPSQKSDLTSDQSTHSGEKPCVRGECGRGFSQKSHLHRQRTTSAITPSQKSCSPDLSFPFALRARTVEVTRKCPPVLHCSGEKVLHSFSDKRVGLCFPSCTRNVC; encoded by the exons ATGGCTCCAGGGCTCCTGACAACCAGGGATAAGACAGTAATAGCTTTCAGAGATGTAGCTGTGGCCTTcacagagagagagtggaagctgTTAAGTCCTGCCCAGAGGATCCTGTATCAGGATGTAACGCTGGAGACCTACAGCCATTTGGTGTCGCTAGGAATTGCCTTTTCCAAACCAAAATTCATCACACAACTGGAGCAAGGGGACGAGCCCTGGCGAGAAGAGAGCGAATGCCTTCGGGAACTCTGTCCAGAACCAAGGACAGAATTCCAGCCTAATCTCTCCTGCCTGGCGGCCTTTTCTAGTCCGCAGTTCCTCAGACAACAAGTGCTGTGTGGCCGCTCCCCTGAGATTTCCCCAGGCTCTTCTGTAGGAAGTCACTTCCCACTGGACGCTCCAAGCTGCTTGAGAGAAAAAGCAGAAGATGGAGAGAGCGAAGGCTCTGGCACCGTGGTCAGGAGGCTGCAGCTAAATGGGACTTCTAACATATTCTTTGGCCCATTTCAAGGTCAGCCAGTACACAGGGTGGAAGGCAACAGAGGTGAAGGAACAGACCAGGAGATGAATCCTGAGGGGTCAGACATGTTGACAGGGGCAGACTGCTCAGCATCTGGAGCAGTCATGTATGAAAAATATACACAAGGACGCAGCACAAACGCAAGCCTGGTTCGCCTCCAGAAGCATCATGCATGCCCTGAATGTGGCCGAGGTTTCTGCCAGAGGTCAGACCTCCTCAAGCACCAGAGGATGCACACAGGGGAGAAGCCTCACAGTTGTGGGGAGTGTGGACGAGGCTTTGGCTGGAAGTCCTCCCTCACCACACACCAGAGGAAACACTCGGGGGAGA CGTACCCGTGCAGGGAATGTGGGCGACACTTCAGGTATACGTCCTCGCTCACTAACCACAAGAGGATACACTCCGGAGAGAGACCCTTTTTCTGTCAGGAGAGTGGGAGAGGCTTTCGTCAGAAGATCGCCCTTGTCCTGCACCAGAGGACACACTTGGAGGAGAAGCCCTTCCTATGTCCTGAGTGTGGGAGAGGCTTTTGCCAGAAGGCATGGCTCCTGCAACACCAGAGCTCACATTCTGGTGAGAGGCCCTTCTTGTGCCTGGAGTGCGGGCGTGGTTTCAGGCAGCAGTCCCTGCTCCTCATTCACCAGGTCACACACTCCGGGGAGAAGCCTTATGTCTGTGCTGACTGTGGCCACGGCTTTCACCAGAATGCCACCCTCATCAGACACCAGAGGACGCACACAGGGGAAAAGCCTTACCTGTGCTCTGAGTTCGGGCGTGGCTTTCAGCAGAAGGTCGCCCTCATAGGACACCAGAGGCCTCACACTGGAGGGAAGCCCTATGTGTGCCCTGAGTGTGGGCGGGGCTTTGGTCAGAAGGTTACCCTCATCAGACACCAGAGGACACACACAGGGGACAAGCCTTACTTGTGCTCCCAGTGTGGCCGCACGTTTGGCTTCAAGTCACTTCTCACCAGACACCAGAGGACACACTTAGGGGAGGGTTCTGATGGGTATGGAGTGTGTGAGCAAAGACCTAGCCAGAAATCTGACCTCACCTCTGACCAAAGCACACACTCAGGAGAGAAGCCATGCGTGCGTGGGGAGTGTGGGCGGGGCTTTAGCCAGAAGTCTCACCTCCACAGACAGAGGACCACGTCGGCCATCACTCCCTCCCAAAAGAGCTGTTCTCCtgacctttcttttccttttgcccTCCGTGCGCGGACGGTAGAAGTCACTAGGAAATGTCCCCCTGTTCTCCATTGCAGTGGAGAAAAAGTACTGCATTCTTTCAGTGATAAGAGAGTTGGTTTATGTTTTCCTTCCTGCACTAGGAATGTGTGCTAA